Within the Miscanthus floridulus cultivar M001 chromosome 2, ASM1932011v1, whole genome shotgun sequence genome, the region AGTTCCATTGATCTTTGAGAAGTTTGAACTGCCGGGTGTGGTTGTAGCTACACCGTGAGTTGTCAATATACTGTGTAGCATTATTATTGCCAACAGGCCATAACATCcgtgaaagttttttttttggaaaaattaaCATCGGTGAAAGTGAAACACAAGGTACTTCCATATATTTCATTTCATGTTTTATATTACCTACGTATCACTGCATAATTGCACTGCATGCAATACAAATAACACTGTATAAATACAAAGGAAAAGGAATAGTTTAGTGGCTCGATATTGACACCATCGCACCATGTACTACCGATGCACTGACACGTACGTACCATTACACAATGACATAAAAACACTCAGCGCTGCTCCCTCCACTCAGCACTTAGACCACTTCCCTTTCGTGCCTCCAAGCAAACGAAACCCAAGCAGCAATGACCTAGCACAGTTCCCCTGAACAACCCATGAACAAACGAACAGTGGAAAAACTGCAACCACGGAACAGGAACGAGCATCGCATCGACGGACGGATGGATCAAGATCAAGCGACAGGCGGGTCAGACGATGGTTTAGGTGGCTATAAGCCGACTGATGCTTTTTTtaattgtgagagaaaaacaccgtactTCGTGACGGATAATTCGGGCTGTTCAAGCCTCGAGGACGTCGGAGGACGAACATCTCGTCCCAATCTCGAAGCCCACTGGTGCTACACGCATTTCCCGGTGCCGATGACCAAAAAGCAGGCGGCAGCACCACCAGCGCCTCAGGCCTCATCACGCTAGTGCACATCACTCGCTCTACAGTGAGTCTACAGCAGCCAACCAGCAGGGTCCCCTGTACTGTACACCGAATCATCAAAAGGCCGACGGCACGCAGCGGTGCTTACCGGCTGTCTGGCTGGTCGCCCGTCATGGATGCCGGATGGAGGAGGCATCAGCCATTCACAGCCATCAGGGCTGGGCAGGCATGGATGGATGCAATGAACAACGCCTCCTCGCTGCAGTGCAGGCTGGGCGAGCGAATAGGGATGGCGCTTTTGCAGGCCGGCCAGCCGGTGGCAGTGGCAGCTGCGGGCAAAGGCGTGGGAAAAAGGCTGGTGCCGCCAGCCGCCTCCTGCGAACGTAGTATCATTGTATTCCTGCCGTGCCGCGGCTATTGCCGTCGTGATGAGCGCTGGAATACTGCTGCGCCGGGGGTAGAAAAACGATCAAATGATTCTTGGAGCAGGGTACGTACCTTTTCCCTTCATGTGTACAGAGAAGTTTCTTGTTGCAACAGTATCAAATGTACATTTGTTCGGAGCTCCTGGAGTTACTCCGTATTCAGTACAGGTTTCTCTTCTCAAAGCTACTCCAGCATGAAGTATTTTCAGCTTTCTTCTTCTCAATGTGAATGCAATGTTATGTTTCTGAAGATGCTTTCTACAGATGAAGAGCACAGATTCTAGCCCAGCTTTACCACAAGGTAGAACCTGGGCCAACGATTGCGAATGCTCAATTATTGGCAGACAGGAAACAGCATTTAGTAAGATTCCAGATACAATTTTGAATCCAAATGTGCAGTCTCACGACCTGTTGGTTAATATAACCGAATCATACAACAATGAgcacacaaacagtattgtagtgTAGAGTATGAAATATGAACGACAGGCGATACTCGCATTAATCCTCAACAAACGACTATGATCGGATACTGGCTTTTATCAGATGATTATGCATCAACGGCGCACCAAAATCCATCCACACCACACATCATAGCGCTTTTCACGATCCAAGGAAGGTGAAAATTATAAAAGCCAAGttaaaaggaaacaaaagaaagaagaacTGAAGTGGTAAAAAACAAGGAGATCAGTCTCAAATGACAAACTACGTGGTCGTAAATGCTCCCTCACACTTTGAGGATTACCATAGCCATATGTCCCTCTTCTATGGCTGCCATCTTGATTGCAGTTTTTCATGGTCAGAACTCAGAAACTCACACAAGGCGGATGCTCGGATGGCTTACTACAATTGAGCCGAGATCATCCCGCAGGTTGCTGATACCATCGTAGGCGCCGTGGCTCTCAATCCTAGGGCTGCTCCCTGTGCTGCTGGAGACTGATCCGAAGGCGGTCTTCTGTAGAACTCCCACAGGGGATGACTCCATCCCGTGGCTTGAATCCCAGTAGTCGGTTAGAAGGTTCAGAGGCGCCGACAGGCAATTTTTTGCTTCCACGCTACCGTTCTTGGTCAAAACCTCCCCCAACGGACCGCCCATCGAAGAATCGCGGAACATCGTCGCCCAGGTTGCTTCTAACTGGCTAACCTCATCTCTGTTCGCTGCAATGCTGAGACCAGTTGGACTATACTCGCGGCTCAGCTTAAGAGGTGATAGCATCAGCTTCTCATGGATGGGAGATGTGGAGGCCGATGATAGCTCAGACGATGCCATTGGAGCAGATATTGAGAGCTGTGATCTCTGAGCTTGCATGTCTTCTGCCTCGGGCCATGAAAGACCTCCCTGGGCAGGTGTCCTGGGCCAGTCCACAAAGTGCTGCAGGGAGGCTGAACTCTGGTGTTCATTCAGACTTTGTGAGCTGAGCAGATTCACATTCTCCAAGGAACTATGTGGAGAGCTCATCAGTGAATCTGATGAAACAAGGCCAAACTCTGGCCTTGAGCTGGTCACTTCAAAAGGATTATTTTGTTTGGAGAATGGAAACACGCTGCCTGTGTTTCCTGTAGTCATGGAAGTCAGCATCGAGAGATTGTCAGAGTCCTGCATGTTTTCACTCTCATTCTGTTTGTTCACCAGTTCCCTGCATGAATCATTCAAAGAGGGGATTAGTTAGCATGACTGAACTTTCAGTGCTTATGAACATATTCATGTTTGCAAATTCATGGAAACACATATAGACTGAAGACTGATATGTGAACAAGTACTTGGACAAGTATCATAATATCATATCGCATAAGTGCAGTGTCACACTGGAGCAGCTAGAAGAATGGAGTAGGAGAAAGCAAAAGCAGAAAGTTTGGCTAGCAAGAGCAACACTAGACATACTACAGAATGGGTGTTAAAGCAATTCTTGCATAAATACTACAGAAGATAATACCTGTTATATTGCAGAGAGCGAGGATGAGTCGCACCCGTGGCATAGCTCTTCGCCGGCTGCTGGTGCTGATTGACAGTGAGGCCAGCAGCAGTAGCTCCGGCGCCGGCCAGAGCAGCAGGCTGGGTAGCAGCAGCCGCCATCACCGCGGACATGGCTTTCGCGGCATGGCCAGGCTGGCCTTCCACATGCTTTCTTGAACGATGGCGTCCCCGGTTCATGTGTCGCTCGCAGTACTTCTGCTCGGCGACCGCGTCCCTGGAGCACCGCCATTTCTTGCCGTCCGTCCGGCGGCACCGCCCGGGCTCCAGATCCGCATTGCCGGAGTAGCCCAGCTGGAAAGAGCCCCACCCCACTGTGCCAACACGCAACAACAGCGCCAATCAAGATCCGGAAAAGAAATAATCGACACGGCTTTTATCATATCGATGTGCATGATGGAACTGAAGCTAGCCCAAAAAGCACTCTCGGTCGCTTTGCTTTTtcgttctcctctctctctctctttcttggcTTACATGTGCTCGTGCTGAAGTAGGAAGGCGGGTAGGGAGACGATGCGAGGCTCCTCCTGATGGGGATGAGGAGGCTGTGAGGTATGGGGCTGTTCGCAGCCAGGTAGTTGTAGATCAGGGCCTGGTGCTCCAGCTCCATCCACTGGGACGGCGTGAAGGGGCCCCTCACCCTGGCCATTGCCCCCTGCATGCTGGTGCTCAAGCTCACCGAGCTCAATCCTGCGGGGAGCAAGCAGGCAGGCATAGTTAGGAGATGAGCAGCAGAGCAGTGAAAGCCAACAAGACACAGCCAAAAACATGTACTGCTCGCTTCATAGAGATGACCACCGAGATCGAGATGCATGCGTTTCCTGAACACAATCCTAGGGCAGGATAGAAGGCAAGCAAAAAGACACAAAAACCTGGAACAGAGTGCTAGCTGCAAGGATCAGAGACATGATAAGCAGCACAGATTCATAGGTGATGTCCATAAAAAGCGGCCCCAAGATAACACACCGTTGGGTCCCATACAGTAAGCTTGAATCGCGAGGCTGCATTGTATTCTCGAGACTTTCTCGCACGCATTCATGCTCTTTTAGCTGTTTCTCATTTTTAAGTTTCTGAGTGGGAAAGGAGTGGAGGTATAGAGCGAGGGAGATCACGCCATTATTTTTTTCATTCTTCCTCTAATAAGCACTAGTAGTATTATCAGCAGACGGCATGACAAAAAGGAATCACACGATCGCGCCGTTGAGGACAAAGAAAAGCGTTGGTGGATGTCAGCAAAAAGAAGTGCAAACTTACGTCGATACATATCACGAATGATTCAATAAAGCTTTTTAAAATAGTATTTAAATCATTTCTTTTTTCCGGAGGTGAAAGAACTTTTACAGTCGTCACTGATCTAATCTAATCAAAGCAATCCACAAAACGAAAAGAGAGAAAACCCCACAAAGATCATTGGCAGCTTAAAAGAGTCAACTGATGATCATAAAAACCCCATGAATCGACTGGAAGTATACTAAATAACTGAAGCTAGAAGAAGACAGAGTAGAAGAAACGGAAGAGGGCACAAATCAGCTCCATTTCCGGTATGAACAACGAAGAAAGCTAAAGGATAGACACACGCAAGTAATAAACAAGTAAAAATTAAATCTGTAGCTACCAGTCCAAGTGCAAAGAGAGAAAGCGAGGTGATTCGAATCGAAAAGCAATAATACTCGAAAAGAAGTGGATAGCAAGCTTTTCAATCACCAAATCCAATCAACAAGCAACGGAAAAGGAAGCTTTGCAGCAGCAGCACCGCCACAACCACCGGTACGTCGCCGTGCTCACCTGAGCAAGAGGCCGGGGTTCCGTAGTACAGCGGCATCGCCCCACCATCAGCCGCCACAGCCGCGGCGGTGGAGGCGCacgaggacgcggcggcggcggcggacgagaAGCTGAGCATCTGCTCCCCGCCGTGGCCGGGACTGCACGAACCCAGCAGGAACGGCGCCGCCGCCTTGGCCGCCTCCACCACGTCCCCGGCGACGACGGACGCTGTAGTCCTGGCCTGCTtggccctgccgccgccgccgccccagccGTGGTCCTCTCCCCCCGCCGCCGCATTGCCCCGCCCGTGCTTGAGCAGCCTGCTGCTAGATCCgccgccgagcaggccgagctccgaggcgccgccgccgcccgcgtccATCGCAACCCCGCCCATGAGGTCCATGGCACCCCGCCGCCCGCTCGCCGTGCTCGCTCCTCCGCGCTAGTGCTGCTCGCGTCCATGCGGCGCGGGATGGGAAGCGGCGGTGGAGTGGAGCGGAGGCGGCATTGCTCGAGTTGTGCTGGTGGCTAGCTAGCGGACTAGCTGCTGGTGAGTGTGTGTGCGTGCGCAGCTGCGCGCGGTGCTCGGTTGGTGCTTGGCCTCGCCTGCGTTGGCTTGGGTTTTACGGGGGAGGGAGGGGTGGTTGCGGCCTGCGCTCGGGAAACCAGGCTGGTTTTTCTTTTGGAGGCAGACACGGGggacagagagaaagagaggaggggaGGCGCAGTAAAGACAGCTAGCTATAGGGAGCGGGGGAGGATCAATAGGTACCGGTGAAAATCTTCGAGAATTGATGGTGggcagaggagaggagaggaggggagaagCGGTAAAAAATGGCGGATGGATCGGTGGTCGCCTGTTCTTGCCGCTGCGGTGAGAAAAATAGGCTTTGATGCCGATATGATATTTACCGTTTTGGCAAGGGAGGCATATCTTTGCAGGGTAAAGTTGCGAGAAATGTTACCACACGAGATTTAAGGGGAGGGAGATAGATAGAGATACCCGAAAGATGGCATCTTGTGATGGTACATGTTAGATGGGGACGTTATTGCCTGTTTCCATCTTTGGGACAGTAGGTTGGAAGGTGATGTATACACACCATCAAGTAAATCCAGCGTCTCTTTGTGTTTTGGTGTGTGTGATCCTTCTCCTCATCTCCTGTCACTCGTACTACCACAAAGTTTTCGTTGGATTGAATGATCCCAAACCATGTTGCCCCATATACAGGGGCATCGTAACTGTAGAAGGCAACCCTCAGTGCACTGCTCACACAGTGTGGGGATTTCTCGGTAGAGAGTCAGTGATGCTGCCTGCCGCTGCCTACAGTCACAGGGACACTACCACTAGATCAGCAGTTAGGCGTGGTGATGACACGACGCGATCTATAGCCTTTGCGAATTATTGGCGTTAGATTCGTGCTCCGATAGGTGTTCGGTGAAGTCCGGACCCAGCCGCTTGCGGTCGCGAGTCGTAGGACACGCAGTTATCGTGTATCGTGCAACACGCGGCAGGGATTGGAGTTGCATGAGCCCCACATCAGCTCGAAATTTCATGGATGGATATAATAACTGCGGTGGGAGTAGGCTGGTGGATAGGGCTGGAGGGTGGTTCACGTTGGCCGGGCTGCCCGGCCTACTAGTCCGTGCCCGTAGGAGCCGTAGCCCAGGACGGGCGGGCATGTGCGTCGCACGTGGCGTCGATGCATCGAGCGTACCCGGTGTACCAAACCGATCGAACCGACTCGGCTCCAGCCTCCAAGGTGTGATCCATGCACTTCTCAATCTCGTCAAGGCACCTCAGCTTCCGTTCGGTCCCAATCCGGCCGGCCTGTGGAGCGTGTTCATGGATGCCACGTCGTCGCCCCTCCCGTCGGCCGGCCGCTTGCttccatttcctcaagctcctccgCCTCCGGTCGATGTCGTTACTACTCTACATGGATGCCACGCTACTACTCAGCATGTTCGGTTGGCCGGTGAATctcgtaaacgattgtaaatttttaatcgaaacagtattttttttcacaCAAAACTAGCCgatagtaataatccacgatgcAGCCATCATCCTCCGGTCCGGCCTCCCAGGCGAACAGGCTGACTAGTAGTACTATACACGTATGTTAATCCTTGGGCCGTCCGGCCGAGCCGTGGCGGTGGCCTGGGTTACCCTGTGTGAGTTTTTTACCTGGGAGTAAACGGCATCGCATCGGGTTACTTGCCTATTATTACGCGAGGGAATGTCTCTGCCTGACCAGTAATAAGTGATGATGCTCTTTACGGGGTCAACTCTGGATCACCACCCAACGGTATCCAGCAAGCAGTTACCAAAAGTTAGACGGATTAAACTTTTTTTTTCTACTCTCACACGCTTCGGCAGTTTTCACTCCAGGTCTCCAGCAGGCCTTCAGATTACTTCAATCATCAACTCTTCCAGCCGCTGGACGATCAATTCATTAACAGGCCAGGGGGTTTCCTCGTCAGTAACAATAACGCAGCTTATCTTCTGTTACTGCGTGGTGAAAATGACGAAACGACCTAAAAATCTCACCACATGACATAATCATAGCGCTTGGCATAAACAACACTGCGGACGGGGCGGTCGAACGCTATGATCCAAAATAAATACTCGTGCACACACATATGCCAGCTGTtccacctccctctctctctctctctctctctctctctctctctctctctctctctctctctctcctcccaagCTACCAGTCCCAGCATCTCATCTCACGCGACGATAAAAAGAAAAGGAGGGGAAAAACGGAATCAAAATCAATCCGCACGCTTTGTTTAGGGCCTCCTCGATGTACTTGCCGCATAAGAAAAGCCGTCTGGATGGTCCAAGGGGCAcgcgggggtggggtggggggtgggggggggggggggggggggggggggggggtaatgtTAATGGCCGATTAGGCTCTCGCAGCCTAAACGGGCTTTGTTTGTCTCGGAGCTCTTTTTTAGGGGTGGTCGTGATCTCGGTCAAAGAGGCGCTATGATTCTAGCGAGGGGGGCCACCTTGGCTATATTATTATGGCGATCTGATGCGTGGGGCTGTACTATTTTAGGTATAACTTTAAGGTTACGCATAAATAAACTCACAGGGTTTTTATATATAGGACGATATAAATATGGTCCATTCCTTCCCGCGAGACAAGTAGGAGAGGTGGCACTTCattcttttgcttctttgattTATTGACACGGGAGAGTTGGCAAACAAACTTGGGGGCATTTGCTCTGTTTTCTTCTACCTTTATTCACACGGCACGAACGACCAAAGGGACATGCATATTTGATCTCTCGTAGAGGCGAACAAAAAGTGTACTAGCATGGAAGCGTTTTTCTCTGAGACAAGATGGTTCGAGACCTAGACACACGTTGTTTGTCCATCGATTTTAGGAGTGCACACACATGTGTTTGTTCGGTGTGTGTGGTCCTCTCCACGAAGTACACGTCCAACCACTCCAGAAAAAGGAATAATTACCGTGACTCCTTTTTGGTGAGCTTGGTGGATAGACACTCTTTTGTAACCTACGCGTCAATTATTGAGACACAGTTAAAAATAATCTAAATCAACACCACATATGTTATTATCGAAAATAATCTAAAGTAACCTTTTAAGTTTGTATGTCCAAATTACTACATTCACAACTTTTTTGTTAAAAAATATTAACCTAAAAAATCCTTCAATCTTCATATATATTAATATAGAAAAAACTAACTCAATGTAAGACATCATTCCTATCACCATTCACCATGCATTCAGGCCACACAAACATGTCCGCGGGAATTGATGATCATATCTGTTTCATATGCTAGCGTATAGCTCGAACGAAAGGTTTCAGCTGAACGCATGGGTGCCGTgcaaaaaggaagaaaaaaagcTATGAATTTGAATAAAAGATATAAGAGTCAGTTATATTACATCCGAACGATGTTAGAAAAATATCTAGGTATTGTCACTACTGGAcgcagggtctttgccgagggcctgaagccctcggcaaaggctcttcAGCCGTCggcgaaggctttgccgagggcagccctcggtgAAGAACCCTCGGGAAAAAAAACGTCGGCGaaggactctttgccgagggccttttatcgggcactcggcaaagtatttgccgagggctaacgGCGACCCTCGGCAAAGTAAAGTAGCCGTTAGCTACGCGGTTATTTTccacggcttctttgccgagggctgacatacaggccctcggcaaagacctattttcttttttttttctcggaatttctttgccgagagctatatctaaggccctcggcaaagacctacgtttttatttttgtctcggaatttctttaccgagggctgtgttcaaaaccctcggcaaagacctactttttaatttttcctgggaatttctttgccgagggctatggttaaggccctcggcaaagacctgtttttaatttttcctgggattttctttgccgagggctatggtcaaggccctcggcaaagaccagtgAAAATTTTCAACATTCCACCTGTTTCTTGCTTTCCATGCagacaaaatatatatatatatatattcaacagCAGAAATATCCCACAAATATCACAATCatcacaaatatcacatatatctcacagatATCACATGTATCATCACAAGTCCAAATTCAACAATTCCATAAGTCCACAATCTAACTCAAGTGTCAAGTCCACAAGTTCAAATCCGACTGAGGCTGGCCAACCTCTCCAACCGTCTGGCCTCTGCGTCACCAACCTTCCCAACCGTCTGGCCTCTGCGTCGAGGGTGGTGTAACGAAGCCTCCAGAATCAGGTGACGCACGAGGGGGGTTATTGGAACccgccgactgaggctgcacaaacAATTATATGCTTATGTGAGATTGCAGTAATTATTGTAGGACTACAGTTTTAGTATTTAGACAGAAACCTATCAAAATTTTTATAGCTAATGTTGTCTGGGTTTCTATGTCATACAAGCAAATCAGTAGCTAGTGTTCTCTGGGTTTCTATGTCACACAAGCGAGTAGTGAACTTTAacgcttacaggagtagctgcaaacACGTGCGGCACCTGAGGCGGAGGAGCTGACATCTGCACAGGCACACCCGTCTTCTGCCCAAGAGCTTGCATGATTTGCATCATTTCTGCAATCCTGACCTCCTGGGCCTGCCGAGCGGCCTGCTCAGCCTCCAGCCGAGCAGTGAGGGCCGTGATCTGCGCCGTCTTCTCGTTgttctgggcctgcaatattgcactccaatatttcagtaatgcaaaactaactcaagtgtgagaatattaatttacgacgagtaaaacaataATTACCTCGAGCGCATCGACCCGCTGCAGTGTCGGAGTAGGccgtgagcgtatgggctggctggaactcgtgctctgtgctcggagcTGGCTCAGAGTGGGAACAGTGGTGGGGTCGATGGCGGCGTTCGCAATCCACGTCCGGCCATGCTTCCTGCCGCCACCGAGCCTCATGATGGCCTCGGCATCAATGGGCTCGGTGCGGACGTCGTACTCTGGCCCGTGCCGCTGCTGTACCGCCGACGTGTACtcctggactttagtgtacacgttagGGTCGGAGTATGCCTCGCGAGGGGCAGCCGGGTCCCAGGTGACGTTGCCGGCCACCCTGGTctggtgggacatagcccacgccgtGAACATCGAGACATCCTCgtccgggtgcgcagcctcctgcgagaaaggcggcaggtggtgagcaatcaggcATACGTTAAGCGTGAAACTAAATAGAAGaaaaatcacttacatatgccgATTTGAATCCGGGGAGACTcctgctgccttgatggtgagtggcAGCTGGCCTGAGCATACGCAGTGCCCGCTGAGACTCGTGCTTCTCTATGTAGGCCGGCGTGAACCACCTAGCCACGATCATTGTCCAGGCGTCGGCATGcgctcggcaccaccagggaatcacctacatgtCAACGAGTGTTTGACATAtatgaagatgaaattgaacatatttaattcaaaaacaaAACAATATCAATGTTATTCatgtacctcaaggtactgctcctgggtcagcGTCATCTGTCGAGCCTCCCTCTTGGTGACTGTCATTCTACGAGCCGAcgcgtagtagtctatgtgggcctggacgcgcGCCTCGTGAAACATGTCGGTGACATACTTCCTACAGGCTGCATGCGCCACACGATCAGCGAGGCCCTCGGTTCCTTCTTCGGCCCTGAAAAACCTCTGCATAAAAGATGATATATCCAATCGTTATTTGAAAAAAATAGAATTCAATGTGAAGGATTGATTAATGTTGTGCGAGAGGAACTTACCCAAAACTCAGCAAGtatccgctcctgcttgttgcggtactgGTCGTCCTCGCCCAGGGCGTACCTCTCCCACGTGTAGGCTGGCTCTCGGGCCTCCGACGGCAACTCCACAATGCCGGGGAACCACTTCCGACACAACACACCCAAGACGGTCGCGGGAGAGCGCAGAGGAGTACCTGACAACACCTCCCAAGCCCTGCACAAGTaagaagaaaatttatcagtttctctttcgatttcaaacatatcatatgaagtagttgtgatatcaTTTATATTTACTTACTTGGGCGGCACAGGGCGAAGCACTAGACGGTTCTGAGGAAGCGGAAACGAAGGGAGCGTCGCCGGGCCTCGCTGGTAGACACCCGACGCCTCGCCTCCCTCATCCTCGGGCGCCGCACCCTGCTCCTcctcgacctcctcctcctccgtcggtGGCACGGGCTCAGGGGGCTGAGTCCGCTGCCTCCTACCTCTGCCTCCTGTCgtctgcctccccctcctcccgcGGCCTCTTGCCGTTGTCCCTCGTCCTCCCGCTGCCTCCTGCAACTGTCCCTCgcctgcctccccctcctccggCGGCCTCCTCGCGTAAGCCGAGGGTGTGTCACGTCGTGGCCGGCTACTCGCCATCTTTGATCAATCACCTGCACGCacgaagaatgaacaagacttgtTAGTACACATATTAGAGactgaaaataaataaacaaaatataaatgaaaataaataaacaagacatagacaagatgt harbors:
- the LOC136519094 gene encoding growth-regulating factor 6-like, yielding MDLMGGVAMDAGGGGASELGLLGGGSSSRLLKHGRGNAAAGGEDHGWGGGGGRAKQARTTASVVAGDVVEAAKAAAPFLLGSCSPGHGGEQMLSFSSAAAAASSCASTAAAVAADGGAMPLYYGTPASCSGLSSVSLSTSMQGAMARVRGPFTPSQWMELEHQALIYNYLAANSPIPHSLLIPIRRSLASSPYPPSYFSTSTLGWGSFQLGYSGNADLEPGRCRRTDGKKWRCSRDAVAEQKYCERHMNRGRHRSRKHVEGQPGHAAKAMSAVMAAAATQPAALAGAGATAAGLTVNQHQQPAKSYATGATHPRSLQYNRELVNKQNESENMQDSDNLSMLTSMTTGNTGSVFPFSKQNNPFEVTSSRPEFGLVSSDSLMSSPHSSLENVNLLSSQSLNEHQSSASLQHFVDWPRTPAQGGLSWPEAEDMQAQRSQLSISAPMASSELSSASTSPIHEKLMLSPLKLSREYSPTGLSIAANRDEVSQLEATWATMFRDSSMGGPLGEVLTKNGSVEAKNCLSAPLNLLTDYWDSSHGMESSPVGVLQKTAFGSVSSSTGSSPRIESHGAYDGISNLRDDLGSIVVSHPSIRLV